One Fundulus heteroclitus isolate FHET01 chromosome 11, MU-UCD_Fhet_4.1, whole genome shotgun sequence DNA segment encodes these proteins:
- the nectin1a gene encoding nectin cell adhesion molecule 1a, with product MEQTGLWLFFMTTCVISEVNGQRVEMDDGKSGYVGSRVDLRCRFINSNPPVKISQVTWQKLVNGSKQNVAIANPSLGVSVAPPYRDRVTFKNAAVRRRTPTLEDTTIIFSTLRLSDEATYICEYTTFPAGNRESTVNLTVYVRPTTQMSLSTPTLVARSSNLKTPVATCISANGKPPGTIRWETRVPGEVTTREYINSDGTFTVQSDYILVPSRETHRETLTCVTTYNEEVYTDSVTLDIQYEPDVMIEGFDGNWYVNRENVQLSCQADANPAVSLYQWRLINSSIPSNVEIRDNVLLFKGPVTYDVQGTYVCDATNSIGTSSASVEVSVLEKPLPQIATGDVISVIALLLAAGVLMGITITVLVLKIRTRKDSSSGDSPSRKQSQPIRKRPEDIQHAGRFYEELPNTADYVSYRLACNKEDFPEPYSPPINPPLSFLPQQPYPSSQLMPVLGASSASTPSKNTFAPSAHTTAVFKYPSVPGLSSPPPGVGQYTFPKEQYV from the exons AAGTAAATGGACAGAGAGTGGAAATGGATGACGGAAAGTCTGGATATGTTGGCTCAAGGGTGGATCTGCGCTGCCGGTTCATCAACAGTAACCCACCTGTCAAAATATCCCag GTAACATGGCAGAAACTGGTGAATGGCTCCAAGCAGAACGTAGCGATCGCGAATCCATCCCTGGGCGTGTCTGTGGCCCCGCCTTACAGGGACCGCGTCACCTTCAAGAACGCGGCAGTCAGGCGGCGAACTCCGACGCTGGAGGACACGACCATCATCTTCTCTACGCTCCGCCTCTCTGATGAAGCCACCTACATCTGTGAATACACCACGTTCCCCGCAGGAAACCGAGAGAGCACCGTAAACCTCACTGTGTATG TCCGGCCAACAACTCAGATGAGTTTGTCCACACCAACGCTGGTGGCTCGTTCATCAAACCTGAAAACTCCCGTGGCCACCTGCATCTCTGCCAACGGAAAGCCTCCTGGCACCATTAG GTGGGAGACCAGGGTGCCTGGAGAAGTGACCACCCGGGAGTACATAAACTCGGATGGGACCTTCACTGTCCAGAGCGACTACATATTGGTGCCCAGCAGGGAAACCCACAGGGAGACGCTGACCTGCGTCACTACCTACAACGAGGAGGTCTATACGGACAGCGTCACTCTAGATATCCAGT ATGAGCCAGATGTTATGATTGAAGGGTTTGACGGAAACTGGTACGTGAACAGAGAGAACGTCCAGTTGAGTTGCCAAGCTGACGCCAATCCTGCCGTCTCTCTGTACCAGTGGAGGCT GATTAACAGCTCCATACCGAGCAACGTCGAAATCCGAGACAATGTCCTCTTGTTTAAAGGGCCTGTCACGTACGACGTCCAGGGAACATACGTTTGCGATGCGACCAATAGCATCGGGACCAGCTCCGCCTCTGTGGAAGTCAGCGTTTTAG AGAAGCCTCTGCCGCAGATTGCAACAGGAGATGTCATCAGTGTAATCGCCTTACTACTGGCTGCCGGAGTGCTGATGGGCATTACTATCACCGTCCTTGTGCTCAAAATAAGAACCAGAAAGGATAGCTCATC AGGAGACTCACCATCCAGAAAACAGTCTCAACCGATCAGAAAAAGACCAGAAGATATTCAG cATGCCGGGCGGTTTTATGAGGAACTTCCAAACACAGCGGACTACGTGAGCTACAGACTCGCCTGTAACAAGGAGGACTTTCCGGAACCCTACTCCCCACCGATCAACCCTCCGCTCTCCTTTCTTCCCCAGCAGCCATACCCCTCCTCACAGTTGATGCCTGTTTTGGGTGCCAGCAGTGCCAGCACGCCGTCAAAAAACACTTTCGCTCCTTCAGCACACACAACAGCCGTCTTTAAATACCCCTCTGTGCCGGGTTTATCATCTCCTCCGCCTGGAGTGGGACAATATACTTTTCCCAAAGAACAGTATGTCTGA